A genomic window from Punica granatum isolate Tunisia-2019 chromosome 2, ASM765513v2, whole genome shotgun sequence includes:
- the LOC116195803 gene encoding inositol transporter 1, whose product MTLGSMPGSSGYLDLYPERKMSYFGKPYVLGLTVVAGIGGLLFGYDTGVISGALLYIKDDFEAVNRSSFLQETIVSMALVGAIIGAASGGWINDAHGRKKATLVSDVVFAVGAVVMAAAPDPYVLILGRLLVGLGVGVASVTAPVYIAEASPSEVRGALVSTNVLMITGGQFLSYLINLAFTEVPGTWRWMLGVSGVPAVIQFSLMLCLPESPRWLFMKNKKDEAVTVMSKIYTLDRLEDEIDHLSASSEAERLKKNNVRYQDVFKSKEIRLAFIAGAGLQAFQQFTGINTVMYYSPTIVQMAGFSSNQLALLLSLIIAALNAAGTVVGIYLIDHMGRKKLALMSLSGVIVSLAILSGSFFAEAYSGSSTGVYGPLAIVGLALYIAFFAPGMGPVPWTVNSEIYPEAYRGICGGMSATVNWVSNLIVAQTFLSIAEALGTGATFAILCGIAVVALIFVGCYVPETKGLTFEEVERIWKERAWGNTYTRETGEGLLEEGSPSQG is encoded by the exons ATGACGTTAGGATCGATGCCTGGAAGCTCTGGGTACTTGGATTTGTACCCAGAGAGGAAAATGTCATATTTTGGCAAACCGTATGTGCTTGGACTAACCGTGGTTGCAGGGATTGGTGGACTGCTTTTTGGCTATGATACAG GTGTTATATCAGGTGCCCTTCTGTACATTAAAGATGATTTTGAGGCAGTCAATCGCAGTAGCTTTTTGCAG GAAACAATTGTTAGCATGGCATTGGTTGGGGCAATTATTGGAGCTGCCTCAGGGGGTTGGATAAATGATGCTCACGGTCGTAAGAAAGCCACCCTTGTTTCTGATGTGGTTTTCGCTGTAGGAGCTGTTGTTATGGCTGCTGCTCCTGATCCTTATGTGCTTATTTTGGGTCGGCTTCTAGTGGGTCTCGGAGTTGGGGTGGCATCTGTAACTGCTCCTGTATATATTGCCGAAGCGTCACCTTCAGAAGTGAGGGGAGCACTTGTGAGCACTAACGTGCTAATGATAACTGGCGGACAGTTTCTTTCCTACCTCATAAACCTTGCTTTCACAGAG GTTCCAGGGACTTGGAGATGGATGCTCGGAGTATCAGGTGTGCCAGCTGTCATACAGTTTTCTCTCATGCTTTGTCTGCCTGAGTCACCACGTTGGCTTTTCATGAAG AACAAAAAGGATGAGGCTGTTACTGTGATGTCTAAAATTTATACCCTCGATAGATTGGAAGACGAAATTGACCATCTCTCTGCTTCGTCAGAGGCCGAACGCCTTAAAAAGAATAATGTCCGATATCAGGACGTGTTTAAATCCAAGGAAATCAGACTCGCATTTATAGCTGGTGCTGGACTTCAG GCATTCCAGCAGTTCACCGGCATAAACACTGTGATGTACTACAGCCCGACGATTGTGCAGATGGCAGGTTTCTCTTCCAACCAGCTGGCGCTCCTGCTCTCCCTCATCATTGCGGCCTTGAATGCAGCTGGGACCGTTGTTGGGATCTACTTGATCGACCACATGGGCCGAAAGAAGCTTGCCCTCATGAGCCTGTCGGGTGTGATCGTATCCCTCGCGATCCTCTCGGGCTCATTCTTTGCCGAGGCGTACTCAGGTTCCTCCACTGGCGTGTATGGGCCGCTTGCCATCGTGGGCCTGGCACTGTACATTGCATTCTTTGCCCCTGGGATGGGGCCCGTCCCCTGGACGGTGAACTCTGAGATATACCCTGAGGCATACCGGGGAATCTGTGGGGGGATGTCAGCTACTGTAAACTGGGTTTCGAATTTGATCGTggcccagacattcctctcaaTCGCTGAGGCCCTGGGGACCGGGGCAACATTTGCAATCCTATGTGGCATTGCTGTGGTTGCCCTCATATTCGTGGGCTGCTACGTGCCTGAGACCAAGGGGCTGACGTTCGAGGAAGTAGAGAGAATTTGGAAGGAGAGGGCCTGGGGAAATACTTACACGAGGGAGACTGGGGAGGGCCTCCTTGAGGAAGGTAGCCCGTCCCAAGGGTGA
- the LOC116193814 gene encoding 40S ribosomal protein S20-2-like has product MASTSELLWLRNLLNSLHSSFGALKPKKAGLEEPQQKTHRIRITLTSKDVEFLDKVCLELVRGAKARGVPLKGPVRMPVKVLEVTTRKSPCGEGTNTLDRLKLRIHKWVIDLFSMPEVVKQITAINIKPGVHVEVIIADY; this is encoded by the exons ATGGCATCGACCAGTGAGTTATTATGGTTGAGAAATCTGCTTAATTCGCTACATTCATCATTTGGAGCTT TGAAGCCGAAGAAGGCCGGTCTGGAAGAGCCGCAGCAGAAGACTCACCGGATTAGGATCACTCTCACTTCCAAGGATGTTGAATTCCTTGACAAAG TTTGTTTGGAACTGGTCCGAGGTGCCAAGGCAAGGGGGGTCCCATTGAAGGGACCAGTGAGAATGCCCGTCAAGGTTCTTGAAGTTACCACCAGGAAGTCACCCTGTGGCGAAG GAACGAACACATTGGACAGGCTCAAGCTTCGGATCCACAAGTGGGTGATTGATCTCTTCAGCATGCCAGAGGTGGTCAAGCAAATTACGGCAATAAACATCAAGCCTGGTGTGCACGTCGAAGTAATCATAGCGGACTATTAA